From Watersipora subatra chromosome 8, tzWatSuba1.1, whole genome shotgun sequence, a single genomic window includes:
- the LOC137402876 gene encoding lysosome membrane protein 2-like isoform X1 — MKFNVIAAGVSGLIILAVGIAVFPIFNAVLHVELKKTIPLENSTKKLSSWAHPMKTSDAWIKFYMFDLANAEEVLNGGTPVFSERGPYVYDAGKVKENIVFQKNGTVSYRAPRTMIFNAAMSSGSENDTFTTINVPLYTIMNMLKTSALEAKIFSLLVRFIKDATIFRQLTVHEILWGYEDPLLEILAKLVDELHIKLPVKLDGSWGFFYKKNNSDTGLFNVYTGVDDLDNYMFINTWNKMDHVPFWKTEECNMINGTDGEVYHPFVDLDAKMYLFVADICRSIYLTYEQQVELEGIDLYRFTPPSTLWMYTADGHPENECFCVGDVCPHAGALNISSCQGGAPVFVSMPHFLDGEYYQNLVIGMTPDASKHSTYIDVEKTTGIVMEGSKRVQLNVATAPVHEIPQTKNIPELLFPVIWLDQAAAINEAGIYQFKHQFLYIKEGVFIAAYCLIALGAVLLLVSVIILALRLGKAQRLRKSKLVVDEKSPLINGDGSSSSTSDDTEDSLG; from the exons ATGAAGTTTAATGTAATAGCTGCTGGAGTATCTGGATTGATTATTCTTGCAGTTGGAATAGCTGTATTTCCTATTTTTAATGCAGTTCTGCACGTAGAACTAAAAAAG ACGATTCCTTTGgaaaattcaacaaaaaaactATCATCATGGGCTCATCCTATGAAGACTAGCGATGCTTGGATCAAGTTTTATATGTTTGATTTGGCCAACGCAGAGGAGGTGTTAAATGGAGgcacaccagttttctcagagaGAGGTCCATATGTTTATGA CGCCGGAAAGGTAAAGGAGAATATAGTATTTCAGAAAAATGGAACCGTCTCATACCGGGCTCCTCGTACCATGATATTCAATGCTGCCATGTCAAGTGGCTCAGAGAATGATACATTTACCACCATCAATGTTCCACTCTAT ACAATAATGAACATGCTCAAGACAAGTGCATTAGAAGCAAAAATTTTTAGTCTGTTGGTGCGGTTCATAAAAGATGCTACTATATTCAGACAGCTCACTGTGCATGAGATACTCTGGG gTTATGAAGACCCTCTGCTGGAAATTCTAGCCAAATTAGTTGATGAGTTACATATCAAACTACCTGTGAAACTAGATGGAAGCTGGGGATTTTTCTACAAG AAAAACAACTCAGACACCGGCCTGTTTAACGTCTACACTGGGGTTGATGACTTGGACAACTATATGTTCATCAACACGTGGAACAAGATGGATCATGTGCCCTTTTGGAAGACTGAGGAGTGTAATATGATCAATGGAACAG ATGGAGAAGTGTATCATCCATTCGTTGACCTTGATGCCAAAATGTACCTGTTTGTCGCTGACATTTGCAG GTCCATCTATCTTACATACGAGCAGCAGGTAGAATTGGAAGGCATTGATCTCTATAGATTCACGCCCCCTTCCACTCTCTGGATGTACACTGCTGATGGGCATCCTGAGAATGAGTGCTTCTGTGTTGGAGATGTTTGCCCTCACGCAG GTGCCCTCAATATCAGCTCTTGTCAAGGTGGAGCCCCTGTATTTGTTTCTATGCCACATTTCTTGGATGGGGAGTACTATCAAAACCTGGTGATAGGAATGACTCCTGATGCGTCCAAACACAGCACTTACATCGACGTAGAAAAG ACAACAGGAATAGTGATGGAAGGATCGAAAAGAGTTCAGTTAAATGTTGCTACTGCTCCTGTACATGAGATTCC GCAGACTAAAAACATTCCAGAGCTACTCTTCCCTGTAATATGGCTTGACCAGGCTGCAGCCATCAACGAAGCTGGAATATATCAGTTTAAGCACCAGTTCCTCTATATAAAAGAAGGCGTGTTCATCGCGGCCTACTGCTTGATAGCCTTAGGCGCAGTGCTGCTTCTTGTCTCAGTCATTATTCTCGCTCTTCGACTTGGTAAAGCTCAACGACTAAGAAAG AGCAAGTTAGTGGTGGATGAGAAGTCACCTTTAATAAATGGAGACGGCTCTTCTTCTAGCACTTCTGATGATACCGAGGACTCTCTAGGCTAG
- the LOC137402876 gene encoding lysosome membrane protein 2-like isoform X2 gives MKFNVIAAGVSGLIILAVGIAVFPIFNAVLHVELKKTIPLENSTKKLSSWAHPMKTSDAWIKFYMFDLANAEEVLNGGTPVFSERGPYVYDAGKVKENIVFQKNGTVSYRAPRTMIFNAAMSSGSENDTFTTINVPLYTIMNMLKTSALEAKIFSLLVRFIKDATIFRQLTVHEILWGYEDPLLEILAKLVDELHIKLPVKLDGSWGFFYKKNNSDTGLFNVYTGVDDLDNYMFINTWNKMDHVPFWKTEECNMINGTDGEVYHPFVDLDAKMYLFVADICRSIYLTYEQQVELEGIDLYRFTPPSTLWMYTADGHPENECFCVGDVCPHAGALNISSCQGGAPVFVSMPHFLDGEYYQNLVIGMTPDASKHSTYIDVEKTTGIVMEGSKRVQLNVATAPVHEIPQTKNIPELLFPVIWLDQAAAINEAGIYQFKHQFLYIKEGVFIAAYCLIALGAVLLLVSVIILALRLGKAQRLRKVSYCSKLVVDEKSPLINGDGSSSSTSDDTEDSLG, from the exons ATGAAGTTTAATGTAATAGCTGCTGGAGTATCTGGATTGATTATTCTTGCAGTTGGAATAGCTGTATTTCCTATTTTTAATGCAGTTCTGCACGTAGAACTAAAAAAG ACGATTCCTTTGgaaaattcaacaaaaaaactATCATCATGGGCTCATCCTATGAAGACTAGCGATGCTTGGATCAAGTTTTATATGTTTGATTTGGCCAACGCAGAGGAGGTGTTAAATGGAGgcacaccagttttctcagagaGAGGTCCATATGTTTATGA CGCCGGAAAGGTAAAGGAGAATATAGTATTTCAGAAAAATGGAACCGTCTCATACCGGGCTCCTCGTACCATGATATTCAATGCTGCCATGTCAAGTGGCTCAGAGAATGATACATTTACCACCATCAATGTTCCACTCTAT ACAATAATGAACATGCTCAAGACAAGTGCATTAGAAGCAAAAATTTTTAGTCTGTTGGTGCGGTTCATAAAAGATGCTACTATATTCAGACAGCTCACTGTGCATGAGATACTCTGGG gTTATGAAGACCCTCTGCTGGAAATTCTAGCCAAATTAGTTGATGAGTTACATATCAAACTACCTGTGAAACTAGATGGAAGCTGGGGATTTTTCTACAAG AAAAACAACTCAGACACCGGCCTGTTTAACGTCTACACTGGGGTTGATGACTTGGACAACTATATGTTCATCAACACGTGGAACAAGATGGATCATGTGCCCTTTTGGAAGACTGAGGAGTGTAATATGATCAATGGAACAG ATGGAGAAGTGTATCATCCATTCGTTGACCTTGATGCCAAAATGTACCTGTTTGTCGCTGACATTTGCAG GTCCATCTATCTTACATACGAGCAGCAGGTAGAATTGGAAGGCATTGATCTCTATAGATTCACGCCCCCTTCCACTCTCTGGATGTACACTGCTGATGGGCATCCTGAGAATGAGTGCTTCTGTGTTGGAGATGTTTGCCCTCACGCAG GTGCCCTCAATATCAGCTCTTGTCAAGGTGGAGCCCCTGTATTTGTTTCTATGCCACATTTCTTGGATGGGGAGTACTATCAAAACCTGGTGATAGGAATGACTCCTGATGCGTCCAAACACAGCACTTACATCGACGTAGAAAAG ACAACAGGAATAGTGATGGAAGGATCGAAAAGAGTTCAGTTAAATGTTGCTACTGCTCCTGTACATGAGATTCC GCAGACTAAAAACATTCCAGAGCTACTCTTCCCTGTAATATGGCTTGACCAGGCTGCAGCCATCAACGAAGCTGGAATATATCAGTTTAAGCACCAGTTCCTCTATATAAAAGAAGGCGTGTTCATCGCGGCCTACTGCTTGATAGCCTTAGGCGCAGTGCTGCTTCTTGTCTCAGTCATTATTCTCGCTCTTCGACTTGGTAAAGCTCAACGACTAAGAAAGGTAAGCTATTGC AGCAAGTTAGTGGTGGATGAGAAGTCACCTTTAATAAATGGAGACGGCTCTTCTTCTAGCACTTCTGATGATACCGAGGACTCTCTAGGCTAG